The Salvia miltiorrhiza cultivar Shanhuang (shh) chromosome 2, IMPLAD_Smil_shh, whole genome shotgun sequence DNA window agaatggatcccacaaaaagtgaaattgtaatagtaataattagtgaaattgttttcaaaaatagaTTAGGAAAATTGTTTTGGAGACGgatcaaaatagaaagagaggaagatgtttgaggggCGGAGGGAATAGTATTTAAGCTTAAAAAGTGGCTACTTTTTTCCTTATAGGTATTGTTATATAATAAACTCATTCAAAATATGTCCTAATAATCTTTTCAGCTAGTTCGTGAAGCCAATTATGTAATTATCTTGAATTATAGTAGATGCATTTTCCTGCAGACGTGGCTTTAAAAATCTCGGGGAGTAATGAACAACTTGCTACAATGAGGAATGACGAAGGAACAGCTTTGCATTTGTTGGCTAAACAGAGTCTCTTCGGGGATAGTAATTGACCTCCATCTCCCATATTTaaaaacttgaatatgtcaatGAAGTTATTAAATTTTGCAATCGGATCTTGATTTTGTTTAAGTTGCAATGTTTAAAGATCCAATTGAATTCAATGAAAGCTAAGCGACATATTTGATGATAATGCATGTTAGGAATGCAGTGGGAAACAGGAGTAATGCGACGAGATTTTCGCTTGTTGGCTAATAAGCTGTGGGAAGGTATTCAAAGATTGGGACACGCAAGCGCGGTTGAGCTAATGAAAAATCCTCCGATTCTTCACGATGCAGCGAAAGTAGGGAACGTCGAGCTTATTACTATGCTTACTCACACTTACCCTGACCTTGTATGGCACACTGATAGCAATGGATATACTATTTTTCATATCGCCGTTAAGTACCGACAGGCGAACTTGTTTGTACTGATTGAAGAGATAGGGGCATGGAAAGATTTGATTGCAGTCTCAGAAGATGAGAATGGGAACAACATTTTGCATTTAGCTGCAAAACTAGGGCCTCTAGACCGGAGGGTCAGGAGGATCCGAATGCTTCCAACTTTTCGATTGCACAGGGAGACGATGTGGTTTAAGGTAAGAAAGTTAGTGAAGAAACTTAATCATATCGCTACTATACCTGTATGATTCTGAGCTAATTTGTATATGTATAGAAAGTGAAGTCAATTGTACCGCCATTCTGTTTGGAGATGAGAAATAAAGACGGGCACACTCCAAGTGAATTATTTGACAAAGAGCACAAGAACTTGCTGGAAAAGAACACAACATGGTTGAGGAACATGGCAGATTCTTGCATGCTCATCTCGACTTTGATATTTTCTGTGGTGTTCGCTTCTGGCTTTGCGGTACCAGGAGGGTACAATCAAAATACGGGGATTCCCTTACTCTTCAAGTCAGAGCGATTCGCATATTTCGTTATATTTGAAGCGGTGGCTGTGTTTTTCTCAGCATTCTCTGTCCTTCAATTCTCACGCACCATGATGGCGAGCAGCGAAGTCTTCTTGGACCTACTACCGCTTATGATTAGAAATGGGCTTATGTACCTCTCCTTGTCCGTCTTCGGTGTCATCTCTGTTTTCATGTCCGCATATTTTCTGGTCTATGTTGAGGAAAGGGCACCGCTCGTCACGTCTCTTGTTATTCTTCTTTATACCGTCCTTATTTCTGTAGTTTTTCTCCAAAACTATTCATTTAACCGTGGCCTTTCCAGGTATTTGTTCCCAAAGCGGAATCGCTACTCTCTTTTCAAGCGACATGCTTACACGCCTAGTAACACTAAGAAATACCAGATCACGCACAAGGTCTTGGATTTTTAAGTTCTTGCGAAAATGTGATTTGTTGTGCTTCAAACGGATAGATTATGCTTCAAGAATTACATATTTGAATGTTGATATTATATTGTGATGTTGTTTCACTTTGTTTTAACTCTaactttttaaataattttatcaaacGTATGcaagattttcttttttcacgaggtcgattttaaaataaaataccaaACCAATTCATTTTCTTCCAAACTGTCGCGCCAGATCcttcaaaaatatttcaaaatatacacaaatatattataaaggGTAATTGCCTCTAAATtcataacgtttacacggaattggtttttgcacctatttttatttttcttcttttaaatacctaacctttagtttttgtctaAAATTTATCCAATCACCGATTTTTTCGTACACtggcgccggaaatgccactaTGGCAGCCAGAGTTCACACTGTGGCAGCTGGAAATTGagactttgattttttttcacatgtggaataaaaaaaatatatatacaaaaatcctctttcttcttctctcttcccccacccccacccccaaactCTAATTCCCCTCCACCCCcaccccgccgccgccgccgccccctccccctACCGCCACCACCGTCGGCGCTGCCTCCTACCACCACCACTGGCGCCTGCGACTAAGCTTGGACGGGGACCCAGATTCATGCCCCATTTTGGCACCATTTTCtgatcttatttaatttttaatgttgaatttgagtccattctaaagttaaaagtaaaattactaattattaacaatgaaagttAGTTTAGTTGTTTAGAaaataagtatatttttttaaaagaatgcataaaagtatATTTTTGTATGCTctcaatctacttgatgttgatttaattgaattgcaaacaattatctattatattaagtgattgttaaaaaaaatgcatgaaaatgaagtgtacggaatgctcaAAAATATTTGCTTCGGGGGCTCCCGCCCCCAAACCCCCGTGTAAATATCTTCGAACGTCGtagatcaataaattcagcCCTCCCCAACCTCAAATCCTGGATCTGCCCCCTGCTTGTGTTTTTACTTCTTTAAACTGGTACTTAATGCAGTGAGCTTCCTCTTTATTTATATACTTCTTGAAGCTTGAAAATCAAAGATGGAAGGCTGAGAACGTGCTTGAGGAAACGTGGCTGAAAATGTGGAGTTTAGTTGAAAATTTGAAACCAAAGAAAATTTGGCTAACAAGCATTGTAACCACTCTTTCTATAATCAAGCCTagtggtaggaggttaatgcccAAGACCTTAGGTCTTGGGTTCGATCCTCCGTCGCGCAAttcttaaatttctttatttacttatgtaatttatcaaaaaaaaaaaaaaaactctgaCTATGTCTTGGTTGTTTTTCCCTTTAATCCTCCAGCCGTTAATGTGCACAATTAAAACAACTATGATCTCCACAAATTTATACTACATATTAAAAAGGCaagatttcaatttaaaattaattttaaattgatttgaaattgaatgACTATTTTGtacttataataaaattaaaggtttagttgtaaaatatattttttctttttattttattttattttattttatttttatttatcttattattatttttgtttatttctttttaaaattgtgaaatttgactaattataaaatacgtAGTATGCATATCACGTTAAAGATCATGAGAAGAGctataatttgatatattttatgtaaatatttgatttaaaatgtaaaatatttatttaaagattaatttttttaaaaaaatatatctctAGCTCCTCTCTCaatctttttttaaataaatatattttattattttttatttataattttttaattatttttttgccatttcATAATGTGCAgctaaaatatattcaattagtttttttttcttatatttattaaaatatgataatggagttaatatcaattttataaatataaaaatatttcttgtGCATTATACTAGGTGTAAAtgctaataataattaaatgaagAAGACAAAACTTAGGAGAAAATCGACAATAgagataataatattaactctaACAGAAATGGTGTTGTTCTGCGGGTGTTAATCAAGAAAAGGTCGAGAATGCCTAAGGACTGAGGTCTTAGATTAGAGTCCATCGTCGTGCGGtcttaaatttctttatttacttatgtaatttataaaaaaaggctaataatttaagaataatataaaatagaaaataaaagatgAATTAAAAGGGAGCAGTGCTGGAGAGATATTGACATTGTATTCAAACTCATAAATCCAAATGAACCTAATATTATAAACTGTTGTTTTCTTCTAGGCCTATTTTGTCTATAAATAAGGCCCAAATCTTAACTAATTAATATACTGGGCTTTATAAG harbors:
- the LOC131009904 gene encoding ankyrin repeat-containing protein NPR4-like; this encodes MLGMQWETGVMRRDFRLLANKLWEGIQRLGHASAVELMKNPPILHDAAKVGNVELITMLTHTYPDLVWHTDSNGYTIFHIAVKYRQANLFVLIEEIGAWKDLIAVSEDENGNNILHLAAKLGPLDRRVRRIRMLPTFRLHRETMWFKKVKSIVPPFCLEMRNKDGHTPSELFDKEHKNLLEKNTTWLRNMADSCMLISTLIFSVVFASGFAVPGGYNQNTGIPLLFKSERFAYFVIFEAVAVFFSAFSVLQFSRTMMASSEVFLDLLPLMIRNGLMYLSLSVFGVISVFMSAYFLVYVEERAPLVTSLVILLYTVLISVVFLQNYSFNRGLSRYLFPKRNRYSLFKRHAYTPSNTKKYQITHKVLDF